CGCATATTTGTACCGGCGTTATACTTTCTGATAGTTGGAATTTCTAACTATTAGAAGGAATTGATAAGATGGATAACTACATGAAAGAGACTGTATATAAAACACGCCTGCGCTCAAAAGGACAGGTGACTGTTCCAGCAGAGGTAAGGGGCCTGCTTAATTTACAGGAAGGTGATGATATTGTCTTCTTCGTAAATGAGCAAGGGCGAGTATTTGTTCAACGACTTCAAACCATTCATCCAGAGCAAGAATGGTTTTGGACGAAACGGTGGCAGAAAATGGAACAAGAAGCCCAGGCCGATATTGATGCCGGGCGAGTTTCACGGT
This genomic window from Chloroflexota bacterium contains:
- a CDS encoding AbrB/MazE/SpoVT family DNA-binding domain-containing protein, yielding MDNYMKETVYKTRLRSKGQVTVPAEVRGLLNLQEGDDIVFFVNEQGRVFVQRLQTIHPEQEWFWTKRWQKMEQEAQADIDAGRVSRYANVDDAIEALEEL